A genomic window from Vigna radiata var. radiata cultivar VC1973A chromosome 2, Vradiata_ver6, whole genome shotgun sequence includes:
- the LOC106753038 gene encoding probable terpene synthase 2 — protein sequence MSSGGLSLQISGSGEKPPFRPTANFHPSVWGDRFLSSVACSAESDNRIQEANLLKEDVRKKLVSPIDDNNFSLKLNFIDSVQRLGVFYHFEHEIDNALCQIYDISTKDNHIIVHCDDLYHTALLFRLLRQHGYRISSSIFCKFKDQTGKFKESVADDIEGMLSLYEAAQLRCHGEEVLEAAHNFSLEQLTKSITTQLSCSLAARLQHTLRQSLHQGLPRLEATYFMSFYKEYPFHDEKLLTFAKIDFNKLQELHLKEVTSLTKWWTKDLDISTNLPFTRDRITECCFWNLGVYFEPQYSRWMTTKLTALASLIDDMYDAYGTIEELELFTNAIERWDICCLVDLPKYMQLCYKAILDVFEEIEMEMRKKGKLYCIKYVKKEMKRLVQSHMSEARWCHSNHTPTVEEYMQVRTISSGYPLLITSSFLGMEETTEEVLIWATNEPVIITASAVIARITDDIVGDEFEQERQHVVSSIQCYMKEHKISRKCAIEELRNLVENVWKDINDACLAPTEVPMKFLIRVVNFARVIEVLYKDEDNYTNAGGIMKDHIQTLLVKKMSL from the exons ATGTCTAGTGGTGGCTTATCACTTCAAATTTCCGGCAGTGGTGAAAAACCTCCCTTTCGACCCACTGCAAATTTTCATCCCTCAGTTTGGGGCGATCGCTTCCTTTCCTCTGTTGCTTGTTCCGCT GAAAGTGATAACCGTATTCAAGAAGCTAATCTATTAAAAGAGGACGTGAGGAAGAAGCTTGTCTCACCGATTGATGATAACAATTTCTCTCTTAAATTGAACTTCATTGATTCAGTCCAACGTTTGGGTGTGTTTTACCATTTTGAGCACGAAATTGACAATGCTTTATGTCAAATTTATGACATTTCAACAAAGGACAATCATATCATAGTTCACTGTGATGATCTTTACCACACGGCTCTACTCTTTCGGCTGCTTAGACAACATGGATACCGCATTTCTTCAA GTATATTTTGCAAATTCAAAGATCAAACTGGAAAGTTTAAGGAAAGTGTAGCCGATGATATTGAAGGAATGTTAAGCTTGTATGAAGCAGCCCAACTAAGATGTCATGGAGAAGAAGTACTTGAAGCAGCACACAATTTCAGTCTGGAGCAATTAACTAAGTCTATAACCACCCAATTAAGTTGTTCTCTTGCGGCACGATTGCAACATACTTTAAGACAATCACTTCACCAAGGTTTGCCTAGGTTGGAGGCAACATATTTTATGTCTTTCTACAAAGAATATCCCTTTCATGATGAAAAATTGCTAACATTTGCAAAAATAGATTTCAACAAGCTACAGGAACTACATTTGAAAGAAGTCACCAGTCTAACCAA ATGGTGGACTAAGGATTTAGATATCTCAACCAATTTACCTTTTACAAGAGATAGGATCACAGAGTGTTGCTTTTGGAATTTAGGGGTGTACTTTGAGCCACAATATTCTAGATGGATGACAACAAAATTAACAGCTCTAGCTTCCCTCATTGATGACATGTACGATGCTTATGGAACTATAGAAGAACTTGAGCTATTCACCAATGCAATTGAGAG GTGGGATATTTGTTGCTTGGTTGATCTCCCAAAATACATGCAATTATGCTATAAGGCAATTTTGGATGTATTTGAAGAAATTGAGATggagatgagaaagaaaggaaaattatatTGCATCAAGTATGTCAAGAAAGAG ATGAAAAGACTAGTCCAAAGTCACATGTCTGAGGCAAGGTGGTGCCATTCCAACCATACTCCAACAGTGGAGGAGTACATGCAAGTAAGAACAATATCCAGTGGTTACCCTCTCTTGATTACCTCATCCTTCCTAGGCATGGAAGAAACAACAGAGGAGGTCCTTATATGGGCAACGAATGAGCCAGTAATTATTACAGCTTCTGCAGTTATTGCTAGGATCACGGATGACATTGTTGGAGATGAG TTTGAACAGGAGAGACAACATGTTGTTTCAAGCATTCAATGCTATATGAAAGAGCATAAAATCTCAAGGAAATGTGCCATTGAAGAACTACGCAATTTAGTTGAGAATGTTTGGAAGGACATAAACGATGCATGCTTAGCTCCTACCGAAGTACCAATGAAATTTCTTATACGTGTGGTCAACTTTGCACGTGTGATTGAGGTGCTTTACAAAGACGAAGATAACTATACAAATGCAGGAGGGATAATGAAAGATCACATTCAAACTTTATTAGTTAAAAAGATGTCTCTGTAA